One part of the Candida albicans SC5314 chromosome R, complete sequence genome encodes these proteins:
- a CDS encoding uncharacterized protein (Putative DnaJ-like heat shock/chaperone; Hap43-repressed; Spider and F-12/CO2 biofilm induced) gives MVRETFFYDILSVSTSATTEEISKSFKKLALKCHPDKTNRDPELTEKFKQITRAYEVLRDPKQRDIYDKYGEAGIDGTVQESTSNTTASNTRNHRRTHSFATDIFSQVFHDINNMFATHNAMFEGPQMSGGFPGFSSNQHMQKHVEPLGEPLENTLIHGEDIFHTCEVNLADMVYGKVIKLSLPKNMKCVQCNGYGGVNPKTCRVCLGSGKVMITYYNQFSRFQQSGSCAACHGTGVFIRDADRCVYCNMGYLESTKILKVVVPPGANTGDRIIIKGEADEGRNIIPGDVVIKLKQRQHPYLVRKYNDLYMDHTIDLKTALLGGEITIPDFLKEDQSLKIYINVHGYKSLNNEKVHAGEVVGTIRSGEPKQVKGLGVPKNNRIRNGIIVQDSSQQNVSKQTMFDLNKYSRGNLFINFHVKLPRIENFSENDLVQLNHIFNNVPNSNDMNNDHGNIIESNLANLPGSRANPIVLEATPSVSESPSRESNGSIKLDFSNIGINDGTNTTGRDNSSHPYFEEAQNKRRRFESDLGCGIANPI, from the coding sequence ATGGTTAGagaaacttttttttacgATATACTATCAGTAAGCACGtcagcaacaacagaagAAATCTCCAAATCATTCAAGAAATTAGCATTGAAATGCCACCCCGATAAGACGAACCGTGATCCAGAATTAACTGAAAAGTTCAAACAAATTACCCGAGCTTACGAAGTTCTACGAGATCCAAAGCAAAGAGATATCTATGACAAATACGGAGAAGCTGGCATAGATGGTACGGTTCAAGAGTCTACAAGTAACACAACGGCATCAAACACCCGCAATCATAGAAGAACACACTCATTTGCGACAGACATATTTTCCCAAGTGTTTCATGATATAAACAATATGTTTGCCACACATAATGCAATGTTTGAAGGTCCACAAATGTCCGGAGGATTTCCGGGATTTTCAAGTAACCAGCACATGCAGAAGCACGTAGAGCCTTTAGGCGAGCCACTAGAGAACACTTTGATCCACGGAGAAGACATATTCCACACATGTGAAGTGAATTTGGCTGATATGGTGTATGGGAAAGTAATAAAGTTATCTTTACCAAAGAACATGAAGTGTGTGCAATGCAATGGGTATGGTGGAGTGAATCCAAAAACATGCAGGGTATGCTTGGGCTCAGGTAAAGTGATGATTACATACTATAACCAGTTTTCACGATTTCAACAAAGCGGCAGTTGTGCTGCGTGCCACGGAACCGGGGTATTTATCAGAGATGCCGACAGATGTGTGTACTGTAACATGGGGTATCTAGAGAGCACAAAGATTCTCAAAGTTGTGGTTCCGCCAGGTGCAAACACTGGTGATAGAATAATCATTAAGGGAGAAGCAGACGAAGGGAGAAATATAATACCAGGAGATGTGGTAATTAAGTTGAAACAACGACAACATCCGTATCTTGTGCGGAAATACAACGACTTGTACATGGATCatacaattgatttgaagaCAGCATTGCTAGGGGGAGAGATCACTATTCCAGACTTTTTGAAAGAGGACCAATCTTTAAAAATATACATTAATGTGCACGGTTACAAGTCGcttaataatgaaaaggTTCATGCGGGAGAAGTTGTTGGTACTATAAGATCAGGAGAGCCCAAACAAGTAAAGGGGTTAGGTGTGCCCAAGAACAACCGTATTCGCAACGGTATTATAGTGCAAGACTCACTGCAACAGAACGTCTCTAAACAAACAATGTTTGATTTAAACAAGTACTCTCGGGgtaatttgtttataaacTTCCATGTGAAGTTGCCTCGCATTGAGAACTTTCTGGAAAATGATTTGGTACAATTGAACCACATTTTTAACAATGTCCCCAACAGCAATGATATGAATAATGACCATGGAAATATTATAGAATCAAATTTGGCCAACTTGCCAGGAAGCAGAGCGAATCCCATAGTTTTAGAAGCAACACCCAGTGTATCTGAGAGCCCCTCCAGAGAAAGCAATGGCTCCATCAAACTAGATTTCAGCAATATTGGTATCAATGATGGAACAAATACCACAGGCAGGGATAATAGCTCACACCCCTACTTTGAAGAAGctcaaaacaaaagaagacGGTTTGAGAGCGATTTGGGTTGTGGAATAGCTAACCCAATATAA
- a CDS encoding uncharacterized protein (Protein similar to S. cerevisiae Vac14p; a protein involved in regulated synthesis of PtdIns(3,5)P(2); transposon mutation affects filamentous growth), whose amino-acid sequence MTTGKVLEPSLVKDLSNHIYEKRKATAFQIESLTKNALGHNDSQTIYKIINELTELTSTGTNSAKMGAITALGSVSVALGSFAIAYFLEDIVKPIFSTFKDTDARVRYYACESLYNVAKIARGEILIYFNDIFDILCILVSDSESSVKNAADILDRLVKDIVSAKATNYVSILQQQQESQIRSNLVDAQGNAIQVNEPQDPSKAFSLPKFVPTLLERMYTTDPFTKKFLLSWLELFDDIPSLELVRFLPEFLKPLIQFLFNNSPTDIRSETENLLNVFLEEIKYITKIKIDARKKELANKKTKQAELDANVKKDKQEHGSPNLKLHDTESAIDEDSGADDEASIKSDDTTIVRRPLASGLTTKPTEGHNKIEVSGSDAKEEHEENEEVTLGQDIFIDYEKIILILLSFLKSPESESSFKDLGSEPHEIYCQVQFIAIKWLRDILEMAPSSILKQFPECVGVTLKNISKTDKAQDFELRDSFLDFNMAMQSFLYKFNDASLDEFNETLGLDKETNTEFNEVKLPLTLSAIVKEYLDSVSELARTTSLDWMIFIYERNPTEFMSLFQAEANNFELTDLLKYDTSNEVILKVLTLMAKISEANQQFFKNFIVKLVKIFELDGTEKTFKVEFIIRKLCVSLNSELIFTALSEVLITLSDLDFLNTMIVTLNNILLTSQELLPFRKKLKGLDSNKVEDWQLFSSLFQSWCHNAPSAISLCLLTSNYELSYLIIKNLSELEVTSQLLIQLDVLVQLLESPIFMKLRLNLLEPEKHPYLFKTLYGLLMILPQSNTFMSLRNRLTTVSNYNSNSGPQFHLSTPLTTPTPAPGTTTAPIPSGSSTTSQSIRRKRIYEMLDKFIKIQDSHEKYNNSNKRMNNPVGYNLESASVFPVNSLK is encoded by the coding sequence ATGACTACAGGGAAGGTATTAGAACCATCCTTGGTTAAGGATTTATCTAACCATATATATGAAAAGAGAAAGGCTACAGCATTTCAAATTGAGTCATTGACAAAAAATGCTTTGGGACACAATGACAGTCAAACGATCTATAAAATAATCAACGAACTCACAGAGTTAACAAGCACAGGCACAAACCTGGCCAAGATGGGAGCAATCACTGCTCTTGGAAGTGTGTCTGTTGCACTTGGGTCTTTTGCTATTGCGTACTTTTTGGAGGATATCGTCAAACCCATCTTTTCAACATTTAAGGACACCGACGCACGCGTCAGATATTATGCTTGTGAATCATTATACAATGTTGCCAAGATAGCCAGGGGAgagatattgatttatttcaacgacatttttgatattttgtGTATCTTGGTCAGCGATTCAGAAAGCAGTGTCAAGAATGCAGCTGACATTCTAGATAGGTTGGTTAAAGATATCGTGAGTGCCAAGGCAACCAACTATGTTAGCATAttgcaacagcaacagGAGTCTCAAATACGAAGCAATTTGGTCGATGCTCAAGGTAACGCCATCCAGGTGAACGAGCCACAAGACCCCAGCAAGGCGTTCTCGTTGCCAAAATTTGTCCCCACTTTACTAGAAAGAATGTATACAACCGACCCGTTcaccaaaaaatttttactAAGCTGGTTGGAGTTGTTTGACGACATCCCATCATTGGAGCTAGTTAGGTTCTTACCGGAGTTTTTGAAACCGTTAATTCAGTTTTTGTTCAACAACTCGCCCACGGATATTCGCTCAGAAACAGAGAACCTATTGAACGTGTTTCTAGAAGAAATCAAGTATATAACCAAGATAAAGATTGATGCAAGAAAGAAGGAGTTGGCCAATAAGAAAACAAAGCAGGCAGAGTTAGATGCGAATGTGAAAAAGGACAAACAAGAACATGGCTCACCAAACTTGAAATTGCATGATACGGAATCCGCCATTGATGAAGACAGTGGAGCCGACGATGAAGCATCAATAAAGTCTGATGACACCACAATTGTAAGACGGCCACTAGCCAGCGGACTCACCACCAAGCCAACAGAGGGTcacaataaaattgaagtATCTGGTAGTGATGCTAAGGAGGAGCATGAGgaaaatgaagaagtaACACTTGGACAAgatattttcattgattacgagaaaataattttgattttgttgtcGTTTCTCAAATCCCCCGAATCAGAAAGTAGCTTCAAAGATTTGGGTAGCGAACCGCATGAGATCTATTGCCAGGTACAATTTATTGCTATCAAATGGTTACGTGATATATTGGAAATGGCTCCATCAAGCATCTTAAAGCAGTTTCCGGAATGTGTTGGTGTTACTTTGAAAAACATCTCGAAAACTGATAAGGCTCAGGATTTTGAGTTGAGGGACtcttttcttgattttaatATGGCTATGCAACTGTTTTTGTACAAGTTCAATGATGCTAGTTTAGACGAGTTCAACGAAACTCTTGGTTTAGACAAGGAAACCAATACGGAGTTCAACGAAGTCAAGCTACCACTTACTTTATCGGCGATAGTTAAAGAGTATTTGGACTCTGTTAGCGAACTAGCTAGAACCACAAGTTTGGATTGGATGATATTCATATACGAGAGAAACCCCACGGAGTTTATGTCACTTTTCCAAGCGGAAGCAAACAACTTTGAGTTGACTGACCTATTGAAATATGACACTAGTAATGAAGTGATACTCAAGGTCTTGACTTTGATGGCAAAAATATCTGAGGCAAACCAgcaatttttcaagaatttcaTTGTCAAATTGGTCAAAATCTTTGAGTTGGACGGCACAGAAAAGACTTTCAAAGTTGAGTTTATTATTCGTAAGTTGTGTGTTTCGCTAAACTCGGAATTGATATTCACTGCTTTGTCAGAAGTGTTGATTACTTTGAGTGACTTGGATTTCTTGAACACCATGATTGTTACCTTGAACAACATATTGCTAACTTCGCAGGAGTTGTTACCGTTCCGTAAGAAATTAAAAGGCTTGGATTCCAACAAGGTAGAAGATTGGCAATTATTTTCGTCGTTATTTCAAAGCTGGTGCCACAATGCACCTAGTGCAATCTCCTTATGTTTATTAACTTCAAATTACGAGCTATCATACTTAATAATCAAGAACTTGTCTGAATTAGAAGTGACATCGCAATTATTGATTCAGTTAGATGTTTTGGTCCAATTATTGGAACTGCCAATATTTATGAAATTGAGATTGAACTTATTGGAGCCAGAAAAGCATCCGTATCTCTTTAAAACGTTGTACggattgttgatgattttgcCCCAAAGCAATACGTTCATGTCGTTAAGAAATAGGTTGACTACAGTAAGTAACTACAATAGTAATTCTGGTCCCCAATTTCACTTGTCGACTCCATTAACAACACCAACGCCTGCGCCAGGAACTACAACAGCTCCTATTCCAAGCGGGAGCTCTACCACCAGCCAATCTATTAGAAGGAAAAGAATTTATGAGATGCTAGATAAGTTTATTAAAATCCAAGACTCCCATGAGAAGTACAATAACAGTAATAAGAGAATGAACAACCCAGTTGGTTATAACCTTGAGTCGGCTTCCGTGTTCCCAGTTAATCTGCTTAAATAG
- a CDS encoding uncharacterized protein (Protein of unknown function; rat catheter biofilm induced), translating into MSTNTDPKTNKPRKFVVVVPESFLETKESSSQSKAQRKEQQKLLQKQKLIQIREKRKRKSQKQKKASSRSQAPSQEHQLHQQQQQQVQTGNQEIANDQHHQQQQHQQQQQQQHFHNQGTGHNYALGFIQPTFDSQYPNKSPNVLASTDSSFPRLSSYDLKSKDSKYKRWTPRMDQLLIKLLSDVVHSYPRGAEPEMNKKAWLYVCKQLRYANPETVYSTYSKYSVSQHLSNVIQHRYKIWFQLMVHSKTITTGYSYKWNSTLGRFEIIDLITQSLILDSRQVKSILYGNTLSLPDLSQYNKSAIITNDFFLSDNLGYMSVYHNEILPVLAKLDSKYIEDIGIDGDIYTKVPKFDYPEGHNEYFKPLVPAKKPSNKRKKPEVFRQYLQTNGLHQYIEDDDQVGSSSTGMLQQFRRTSEEPIPLVFKEPIVDPSLRNTRIDANRSRLSSQRSQPPQPPQPPQPPQEPQLHTFRPMQQSQQQLHQSFSAHPQQNQNHHQEVQMSIEIENALASAAKAASDSPSARANKDSTPYYLKDAKWFNKLLQLYDSGHIRADEVLCVCEGVRDNKIPLFMLNVLDHGYYPTRTPNNQPARAHSEEISDEETANRIRDFMLPMVYNS; encoded by the coding sequence ATGTCCACCAATACTGATCCAAAGACAAATAAGCCACGCAAgtttgttgtggttgttcCTGAACTGTTTTTAGAAACAAAGGAGTCTCTGTCACAACTGAAAGCACAACGAAAAGAACAACAGAAACTACTACAAAAACAGAAACTAATTCAAATAAGAGAGAAAAGGAAACGGAAAtcacaaaaacaaaagaaagcATCGTCAAGATCGCAAGCACCTAGTCAAGAACATCAACTAcaccagcagcagcagcagcaggTTCAAACAGGAAATCAGGAAATAGCAAATGATCAgcatcatcaacaacaacaacatcagcagcaacaacaacaacaacatttcCATAACCAAGGGACTGGCCATAATTATGCATTAGGGTTCATACAACCTACATTTGATTCTCAATACCCCAACAAGTCACCAAATGTTTTGGCTTCTACAGACTCGCTGTTCCCAAGACTTTCATCATACGActtgaaatcaaaagattcaaaatataaacgATGGACACCAAGAATGGATCAACTTTTGATCAAATTGTTGAGTGACGTTGTCCATTCGTACCCAAGAGGTGCTGAACCGGaaatgaacaaaaaagCTTGGTTGTATGTATGTAAACAATTACGGTATGCCAACCCGGAGACGGTGTACTCGACATATTCCAAATATTCAGTTCTGCAACATTTGAGTAATGTGATTCAGCACCGTTATAAGATCTGGTTTCAATTAATGGTTCATTCTAAAACCATTACTACAGGGTATTCATACAAATGGAATCTGACCTTGGGGAGgtttgaaataattgatttgatcaCTCAAAGTTTGATATTAGATTCACGACAAGTGAAACTGATTCTTTATGGCAATACATTGAGTTTACCTGACTTGTCACAATACAACAAAAGTGCAATAATCACCAATGATTTCTTCCTTAGTGACAATTTGGGGTATATGTCGGTTTATCATAATGAAATACTACCAGTATTGGCAAAGTTAGATAGCAAATACATTGAAGATATTGGGATAGATGGAGATATTTATACTAAAGTGCCAAAGTTCGATTATCCTGAGGGTCACAATGAGTATTTTAAACCTCTAGTTCCGGCCAAGAAACCCTCGAATAAACGCAAGAAGCCGGAAGTATTCCGACAGTATTTGCAGACAAACGGGTTGCACCAGTATATTGAGGACGATGATCAAGTGGGTAGTTCTTCTACTGGAATGCTTCAACAGTTCAGAAGAACTCTGGAAGAGCCCATTCCTCTAGTATTTAAGGAACCAATAGTGGATCCATCATTGAGAAATACAAGAATTGATGCAAATAGAAGTCGCCTCTCCTCACAACGATCACAGCCACCACAgccaccacaaccaccacagCCACCACAGGAACCACAACTTCATACTTTCAGACCAATGCAGCAATCGCAACAACAGTTACACCAATCGTTCTCAGCACACCCGCAACAAAATCAGAATCACCACCAAGAGGTCCAAATGAGCATAGAAATTGAGAATGCCTTAGCTTCAGCTGCCAAAGCTGCATCAGACTCTCCATCCGCAAGAGCAAACAAAGACTCTACACCCTATTATCTTAAAGATGCAAAATGGTTCAATAAGTTGCTTCAACTTTATGACTCGGGTCATATTCGTGCTGATGAGGTATTGTGCGTTTGTGAAGGGGTACGAGATAATAAAATTCCATTATTTATGTTGAACGTGTTGGACCATGGGTATTACCCCACAAGGACCCCCAACAACCAACCCGCAAGAGCTCATAGTGAAGAGATACTGGACGAGGAAACTGCGAACAGAATTAGAGATTTTATGTTGCCAATGGTATATAATagctga
- a CDS encoding uncharacterized protein (Ortholog of C. dubliniensis CD36 : Cd36_34040, C. parapsilosis CDC317 : CPAR2_205850, Candida tenuis NRRL Y-1498 : CANTEDRAFT_132607 and Debaryomyces hansenii CBS767 : DEHA2A11638g), with product MTSLIYPTQSVSLSPNVISTTSSGIHLHQRTPSNPFEVIYDSQPVHKPSNTQWHNSQNYEEISKNIHHRTTSSGLPIKPAPSSSSPSPPPPILTVLDDPLFTKTTGSLISRSATLRNRNRIKRRNKTVKKADIKQNKPLKFPIRRKRSLQYKKRPQAPLFDNKKQMMDFLMNSNYQALVKNFIPQSMRIYSHHRILQPKPALTYSTKNFEIDELDNFVIVPTDKKSKTGSYLRGANLTAPVSNLSAGTGVGVGSGGGNTVVELIYQKYKEDIYTGGFSVPPPKFEELYPQDAKLLSSRELSDLNTKILFDILIRKTVAAKMGYRLKPAGNSFMGQHLTSSSSSFSSSSPSFSTQDSGNLSARTTPSARSRGLLPSSSYSSSHSTNMSETKPLFSGLTVSHNQKPQRDLRNEFINDFNKIYDQRYKHNTNNKPSFEKDLFASTVYQLSPINKSKSTLPSYDNEYTGRVGFGDNNNNKNNNNNTNSSTSNSKFDDEQTTTQPASSTQRKSTSTYTSTTSGLQNLDDFPINSYNIKPFNSFDVWQSKNIVPKDIISPEQLIDSLNKSDQFGYIRSRSIVEQNVAPRVESMQASVLTHHDSVRTKWSASVGIGGGTSQHDEKSQASPRFSQVSRLGSYKYQGVI from the coding sequence ATGACGTCCTTAATTTATCCCACCCAGAGTGTGTCATTATCTCCTAACGTAATCAGCACCACCTCCTCAGGAATACATCTACATCAAAGGACACCATCCAACCCATTTGAAGTCATATATGATTCACAACCAGTACACAAACCATCCAACACACAATGGCATAACTCTCAAAATTATGAGGAAATATCAAAGAATATACATCACAGAACAACAAGCTCGGGCCTACCAATTAAACCTGCCCCTTCGTCTTCTTCTCCATCCCCTCCACCTCCCATTTTGACAGTTCTTGATGATCCACTTTTCACTAAAACTACTGGGTCCCTCATATCACGTCTGGCCACCTTaagaaacagaaacagaATCAAGCGACGCAACAAAACTGTGAAGAAAGCCGATATCAAACAGAACAAACCATTAAAGTTCCCCATACGGAGGAAAAGAAGTCTACAGTACAAGAAAAGGCCACAGGCGCCACTTTTTGATAATAAGAAACAGATGATGGACTTTTTGATGAACTCAAACTATCAGGCTTTAGTTAAAAACTTTATACCACAATCAATGCGAATTTATCTGCATCACCGAATTTTGCAACCTAAACCTGCGTTGACTTATAGCACCaagaattttgaaattgacgAGCTTGacaattttgttattgtaCCAACCgacaagaaatcaaaaacagGGTCTTACCTAAGGGGAGCAAACTTGACTGCTCCGGTGTCCAATCTAAGTGCTGGTACAggtgttggtgttggtagTGGTGGCGGTAATACAGTAGTTGAGTTGATatatcaaaaatataaGGAAGACATCTATACCGGTGGGTTTTCCGTTCCCCCTCCAAAATTTGAAGAGCTCTATCCACAAGATGCCAAGTTATTAAGCAGTCGAGAATTGTCTGATTTGAATACtaaaattttgtttgacATATTGATAAGGAAAACAGTAGCAGCAAAAATGGGCTATCGATTAAAACCAGCTGGGAACAGTTTCATGGGTCAACATTTAACTAGTCTGTCATCTTCCTTCTCTTCATCTTCTCCGTCTTTTTCAACTCAGGATTCAGGAAACTTATCAGCCAGAACAACACCATCAGCTAGGTCACGAGGATTATTGCCGTCTTCGTCTTATCTGTCTTCCCATTCAACAAACATGCTGGAGACCAAACCACTTTTCCTGGGTTTGACAGTGTCACACAACCAAAAACCACAAAGAGATTTACGTAACGAATTCATTAATGACTTTAACAAAATATATGATCAACGATATAAACACAACACTAATAACAAGCCAAGTTTCGAAAAAGATTTGTTTGCTAGTACAGTATATCAATTAAGTCccattaataaatcaaaatcgACTTTACCTTCTTACGATAATGAATATACTGGTAGAGTTGGCTTTGGtgataacaacaacaacaaaaataacaacaacaacactaATAGTAGCACTAGCAACAgtaaatttgatgatgagCAAACTACTACCCAACCGGCATCTTCTACCCAAAGAAAATCAACTAGTACTTATACCTCGACCACTTCAGGCTTGCAAAACTTGGACGATTTTCCTATTAACTCATATAATATAAAACCTTTTAATTCCTTTGATGTATGGCAATCTAAGAATATTGTTCCCAAAGACATAATTTCCCCAgaacaattaattgatagTTTGAATAAGTCCGATCAGTTCGGATACATTAGAAGTCGTTCCATCGTAGAACAAAATGTGGCACCAAGAGTTGAGTCAATGCAAGCCTCGGTTTTGACTCATCATGATTCTGTAAGAACTAAATGGAGTGCTAGTGTTGGTATTGGAGGAGGCACTAGTCAACATGATGAAAAATCTCAAGCTTCTCCAAGGTTCTCTCAAGTCTCAAGACTAGGATCTTATAAATATCAGGGGGTGATTTAG
- the TPM2 gene encoding tropomyosin (Putative tropomyosin isoform 2; regulated by Gcn4; repressed by amino acid starvation; macrophage-induced; protein levels decrease in stationary cells; Hap43-induced; rat catheter and Spider biofilm repressed) yields MDKLKEKINNLKLDAEKWQEKSDELSDRIKELEQENLEKDNQIQALTRKNQVLEEEVEKLETSLNEIKEAADESHSLKTSNENYTKKNQVLEEELEEADKNLKETTEKLRETDVKAEQLERKVASLESEKEEWEKKFEELTETYNAAKAELDEISQQLEAI; encoded by the exons ATGGATAAACTCAAGGAA aaaatcaacaacttgAAATTAGATGCTGAAAAATGGCAAGAAAAATCTGATGAATTAAGTGATAGAATCAAAGAATTggaacaagaaaatttggaaaaagaCAACCAAATCCAAGCTTTGACTAGAAAGAATCAAGTtttggaagaagaagttgaaaaattggaaacctcattgaatgaaatcaaagaaGCCGCTGATGAATCACACTCCTTGAAAACTTCCAATGAAAactacaccaagaagaacCAAGTTttggaagaagaattggaagaagCCGACAAGAACTTGAAAGAAACCACCGAAAAATTGAGAGAAACCGATGTCAAGGCTGAACAATTGGAAAGAAAGGTTGCTTCATTAGAAagtgaaaaagaagaatggGAAAAGAAATTCGAAGAATTGACTGAAACCTACAATGCTGCTAAAGCTGAATTGGACGAAATCAGTCAACAATTGGAAGCTATTTAA
- a CDS encoding uncharacterized protein (Protein involved in N-glycosylation; Spider biofilm induced; rat catheter biofilm repressed) has protein sequence MVFISTLLSSSLGSRFSNTLESHQIDDDYSGQYDFDTVESSSSSSSLPQSQRQVSSTNLSSGLSSYPDRRVITETTAATATINASNFSSPPSPPRQSLASTPTQPSNCVAVADIDTRFPPSSAVINQYDPYEEVPSYEASQRMHNQSANSNSNNIAHNNDNYITEDVSHIAPTTHIYTPIPSLPIPITSSTTGISYGNSYDALINNNNNNGNTSNRNNDNRNGNNSSNGNASNSTLRGGNIKRSSIKQLGLKFLNARQHFLLASCRDVSLIPPLIGLIRSWRMIYSNDTNNYSQVLNGDGVTLIRGSEHFLTGLWCIVAGYLSYSILDSLLVRWIMTYSTSAAIVRVLSMSTIIITIELYLINTTSAITDYGLHIWIFISCVLTFTYIVQNFVTSNLELINYYKRTTIHKRARFFDFYNIVVFAVVPVGLASFVTMVGLLRSLLLLRIEIDSNNNGNGMINLDGV, from the coding sequence ATGGTGTTTATAAGTACATTGCTTTCGTCGTCACTAGGGTCGCgattttcaaatacttTAGAGTCACACCAAATCGATGATGACTATTCGGGACAATACGATTTTGATACGGTGGAACTgtcatcgtcatcgtcatcgTTACCACAGTCTCAACGACAAGTATCAAGCACAAACTTAAGTTCAGGGTTACTGTCATATCCCGACAGGAGGGTCATCACAGAAACTACAGCGGCAACTGCGACTATAAATGCAAGTAATTTCTCATCCCCGCCTTCGCCTCCACGACAATCCTTAGCATCAACACCTACTCAGCCATCAAATTGTGTAGCCGTTGCAGACATTGACACAAGATTTCCACCAAGTTCTGCTGTCATAAACCAGTATGACCCATATGAGGAAGTCCCATCTTATGAAGCATCGCAACGTATGCATAATCAATCCGCCAATAgtaacagcaacaacattgcccataataatgataattatatCACAGAAGATGTTTCGCATATTGCTCCCACGACGCATATATACACTCCCATTCCGTCATTGCCAATACCTATTACATCAAGCACAACGGGGATATCTTATGGCAATTCTTACGATGCACttattaacaataacaacaacaatggcAATACTAGTAATAGAAACAACGATAACCGTAATGGGAACAACAGCAGTAATGGTAATGCATCTAATTCTACATTACGAGGTGGGAATATCAAACGGTCATCCATTAAACAGCTAGGTTTAAAGTTTTTGAATGCACGACAACATTTTTTACTAGCTTCTTGTCGTGATGTATCGTTAATTCCTCCTTTGATTGGACTAATACGTTCCTGGAGAATGATCTATAGCAATGATACCAACAATTACAGCCAGGTTCTTAATGGGGATGGAGTAACACTAATTCGAGGATCAGAACATTTCTTGACTGGACTTTGGTGTATTGTTGCTGGTTATTTATCATATTCTATATTGGACTCGTTGTTGGTTCGATGGATAATGACATACCTGACGTCAGCAGCAATTGTGAGAGTACTTTCAATGCTGACAATAATCATCACCATAGAACTATACTTGATCAATACTACAAGTGCTATTACCGACTATGGATTGCATATATGGATATTCATTAGTTGCGTGCTCACATTCACATACATTGTGCAGAATTTTGTCACATCAAATCTAGAGTTGATCAATTACTATAAGCGGACGACGATCCACAAGCGAGCCAggttttttgatttctatAATATTGTTGTGTTTGCTGTTGTCCCCGTGGGTTTGGCTAGTTTTGTCACTATGGTGGGACTATTGCGATCTTTGCTATTATTAAGAATCGAAATTGATAGCAACAATAATGGCAATGGTATGATTAATCTTGATGGTGTCTAA
- a CDS encoding 40S ribosomal protein uS14 (Ortholog(s) have structural constituent of ribosome activity and cytosolic small ribosomal subunit, nucleus localization) → MAHENVWFSHPRNFGKGSRQCRHCSSHSGLIRKYGLDLCRQCFREKAADIGFNKYR, encoded by the coding sequence ATGGCTCACGAAAACGTTTGGTTCTCCCACCCAAGAAACTTTGGTAAAGGTTCAAGACAATGTAGACATTGTTCTTCCCACTCTGGTTTAATCAGAAAATACGGTTTGGACTTATGTCGTCAATGTTTCAGAGAAAAAGCTGCTGACATTGGTTTCAACAAATACAGATAA